The following are encoded in a window of Pseudomonas multiresinivorans genomic DNA:
- the edd gene encoding phosphogluconate dehydratase, translated as MHPRVLEVTQRIQARSAATRQRYLDLVKAAATKGPHRGTLPCGNLAHGVAACGDSDKQALRLMNQANVAIVSAYNDMLSAHQPLERFPELIKDALRQIGSVGQFAGGVPAMCDGVTQGEPGMELSLASRDVIAMGTAIALSHNMFDAALCLGVCDKIVPGLLIGSLRFGHLPVVFVPAGPMPTGISNKEKAAVRQLFAEGKATREELLASEMASYHAPGTCTFYGTANTNQLLVEVMGLHLPGASFVNPNTPLRDELTREAARQAARLTPENGQFVPMAEIVDEKAMVNSVVALLATGGSTNHTLHLLAIAQAAGIQLTWQDMADLSEIVPTLARIYPNGQADINHFQAAGGMSFLIRQLLDGGLLHEDVQTVVGKGLRRYIQEPFFDEGKLVWREGPAASLDENILRPIDKPFSPEGGLRLMEGNLGRGVMKVSAVAVEHQIVEAPVRIFHDQSSLAAAFKAGELERDLVAVVRFQGPRANGMPELHKLTPFLGVLQDRGFKVALVTDGRMSGASGKVPAAIHVSPEALNGGPLAKLRDGDVVRVDGTTGELRVLVDAAEWEARPLVETPAIDNLGMGRELFAFMRNAFSPAEQGACSFTAELNGPS; from the coding sequence ATGCACCCCCGTGTGCTTGAAGTCACCCAGCGTATCCAGGCCCGCAGCGCGGCCACGCGACAGCGCTACCTCGACCTGGTCAAGGCTGCTGCCACCAAGGGCCCACACCGCGGCACGCTGCCCTGCGGCAACCTCGCCCACGGCGTTGCGGCCTGTGGTGATTCCGACAAACAGGCGCTGCGGCTGATGAACCAGGCCAACGTCGCCATCGTCTCCGCCTACAACGACATGCTCTCCGCGCACCAGCCGCTGGAGCGCTTCCCCGAGCTGATCAAGGACGCCCTGCGGCAGATCGGTTCGGTCGGCCAGTTCGCCGGCGGCGTGCCGGCCATGTGCGATGGCGTCACCCAGGGCGAACCGGGCATGGAACTGTCCCTGGCCAGCCGCGACGTGATCGCCATGGGCACCGCCATCGCGCTGTCGCACAACATGTTCGATGCCGCGCTGTGCCTGGGCGTGTGCGACAAGATCGTTCCCGGCCTGCTGATCGGCTCGCTGCGCTTCGGCCACCTGCCGGTGGTGTTCGTGCCCGCCGGCCCCATGCCTACCGGTATCTCCAACAAGGAGAAGGCTGCGGTGCGCCAGCTGTTCGCCGAAGGCAAGGCCACCCGCGAGGAGCTGCTGGCTTCGGAAATGGCCTCCTACCACGCGCCGGGCACCTGCACCTTCTATGGCACCGCCAACACCAACCAGTTGCTGGTGGAAGTGATGGGCCTGCACCTGCCGGGCGCTTCCTTCGTCAACCCGAATACCCCGCTGCGCGACGAGCTGACCCGCGAAGCCGCTCGCCAGGCCGCGCGCCTGACCCCGGAGAACGGCCAGTTCGTGCCCATGGCGGAGATCGTCGACGAGAAGGCCATGGTCAACTCGGTGGTAGCGCTGCTGGCCACCGGCGGCTCGACCAACCACACCCTGCACCTGCTTGCCATCGCCCAGGCCGCCGGCATCCAGCTGACCTGGCAGGACATGGCCGACCTCTCCGAGATCGTGCCGACCCTGGCGCGCATCTATCCCAACGGTCAGGCCGACATCAACCACTTCCAGGCGGCGGGCGGCATGTCCTTCCTGATCCGCCAGCTGCTCGACGGCGGCCTGCTGCACGAAGACGTGCAGACCGTGGTCGGCAAGGGCCTGCGTCGTTATATCCAGGAGCCCTTCTTCGACGAGGGCAAGCTGGTCTGGCGCGAAGGCCCGGCGGCGAGCCTGGACGAGAACATCCTGCGCCCCATCGACAAACCCTTCTCCCCGGAAGGCGGCCTGCGCCTGATGGAGGGCAACCTGGGCCGCGGCGTGATGAAGGTCTCTGCCGTAGCGGTGGAACACCAGATCGTCGAGGCGCCGGTGCGCATCTTCCATGACCAGTCGAGCCTGGCCGCCGCCTTCAAGGCCGGCGAGCTGGAGCGCGACCTGGTGGCCGTGGTGCGTTTCCAGGGCCCGCGCGCCAACGGTATGCCAGAGCTGCACAAGCTCACACCGTTCCTCGGCGTGCTGCAGGACCGCGGCTTCAAGGTCGCGCTGGTCACCGATGGGCGCATGTCCGGCGCGTCCGGCAAGGTGCCGGCGGCCATCCATGTATCCCCCGAAGCACTCAATGGCGGCCCGCTGGCGAAGCTGCGCGACGGCGATGTGGTACGCGTCGACGGCACCACCGGCGAACTGCGCGTGCTGGTGGATGCGGCGGAATGGGAGGCGCGTCCGCTCGTCGAGACTCCGGCCATTGATAACCTGGGCATGGGCCGCGAGCTGTTCGCCTTCATGCGTAATGCCTTCAGCCCGGCGGAGCAGGGCGCCTGCAGCTTCACGGCTGAACTGAACGGTCCGAGCTGA
- a CDS encoding PHP domain-containing protein, producing MRVDLHCHSTASDGQLSPTALVERAHGRGVRVLALTDHDTLDGLPEARRAAQALGMELVDGVEVSCTWGGATIHVLGYGFDVMAEPLVKALGDLHRARWTRAEEIGRRLEAKGMPGAFEGARAIQAELGDSENAPARPHFAEFLLRQGHVKDRAEAFRKWLGAGKLGDVKQHWPSLADAVGTLREAGAWISLAHPYQYDFTRTKRRKLVADFIAAGGHALEVCNGPQPAEQVGVLSILVREFGLMVTAGSDFHGPSDWSELGLYRSVPEDLPPLWPRFASAENAIGIKETP from the coding sequence ATGCGAGTCGACCTGCACTGCCACAGCACCGCGTCCGACGGACAGCTCAGCCCGACCGCCCTGGTCGAGCGTGCCCACGGGCGCGGCGTGCGCGTGCTGGCGCTGACCGACCACGACACCCTCGACGGTCTGCCCGAGGCGCGCCGTGCCGCGCAGGCGCTGGGCATGGAACTGGTGGACGGCGTCGAAGTGTCATGCACCTGGGGCGGGGCGACCATTCATGTGCTGGGCTACGGTTTCGACGTGATGGCCGAACCCCTGGTAAAGGCGCTGGGCGACCTGCACCGCGCCCGCTGGACCCGCGCCGAGGAGATCGGCCGGCGCCTGGAGGCCAAGGGCATGCCCGGTGCCTTCGAGGGCGCGCGGGCGATCCAGGCGGAACTGGGCGACAGCGAGAATGCCCCGGCGCGTCCGCACTTCGCCGAGTTCCTGTTGCGCCAGGGCCATGTCAAGGATCGCGCCGAAGCCTTCCGCAAATGGCTGGGCGCCGGCAAGCTGGGCGACGTCAAGCAGCACTGGCCGAGCCTCGCCGACGCCGTCGGCACCCTGCGCGAGGCCGGCGCCTGGATCAGCCTCGCGCACCCCTACCAGTACGATTTCACCCGCACCAAGCGGCGCAAGCTGGTGGCCGACTTCATCGCCGCCGGCGGCCATGCGCTGGAAGTCTGCAACGGCCCGCAGCCGGCCGAGCAGGTTGGCGTGCTGAGCATCCTGGTCCGCGAGTTCGGGCTGATGGTCACTGCCGGCAGCGACTTCCACGGTCCCAGCGACTGGTCCGAGCTGGGGCTTTACCGCAGCGTGCCGGAAGACCTTCCGCCGCTCTGGCCGCGCTTCGCCAGCGCCGAGAACGCCATCGGGATCAAGGAGACTCCATGA
- the bglX gene encoding beta-glucosidase BglX, whose amino-acid sequence MSRICWLGLLLGLSSASLSAAESAVVAPAVPLAGQSKDAFIDSLMQRMTLEEKIGQLRLVSVGPDHPKPVLLKEIAEGTTGAVFNTVVRPGIRDLQDAAMKSRLKIPLFFAYDVVHGHRTVFPIGLGLAASWDMESIERSARVAAIEASADGLNLTYSPTVDIARDPRWGRVSEGFGEDAWLTSKVAAAVVKGYQGKGLNQPETIMAGVKHFALYGAGEGGRDYNTVDMSPQRMFQDYLPPYRAAIDAGAGAVMVSLNSINGVPATANKWLLQDLLRKQWGYKGLTLSDHGAVLELIKHGVAATERDATQAAINAGVEMNMNDDLYGKHMPELLKAGLISQDEIDRACRDVLAAKWDMGLFQDPYRYLQGKDPVDTDAEERLHRADAREIARKGMVLLKNEGGVLPLKRDGVIALIGPLADSKRDVMGSWSAAGKAFQAVTVLEGMGTATRGHAALLYAKGANVTDDPEIVKYLNEYSEDVKVDSRSPKAMIDEAVEKAKQADVVVAVVGESQGMAHEASSKTNLHIAQSQIELLKALKATGKPLVLVLMNGRPMDLRWESANADAVLETWFSGTEGGNAIADVLFGDYNPSGKLTMTFPRSVGQVPIYYNHLNTGRPFDHEHPNKYTSRYFDSENGPLYPFGYGLSYTDFSVSDVKLSGSKLKKGDQLTASVTVKNIGKVAGETTVQLYLRDVAASISRPVKELKGFEKILLQPGESKVVQFPIREEDLRFYDSQLRYASEPGEFKVYVGLDSDNVKEQSFTLL is encoded by the coding sequence ATCAGCCGTATCTGCTGGCTCGGCCTCCTGCTGGGCCTGAGCAGCGCTTCGCTATCCGCCGCCGAATCTGCTGTCGTAGCTCCCGCCGTGCCGTTGGCCGGCCAGTCCAAGGACGCCTTCATCGACAGCCTGATGCAGCGCATGACGCTGGAAGAGAAGATCGGCCAACTGCGCCTGGTCAGCGTCGGGCCGGACCATCCCAAGCCGGTACTGCTGAAGGAAATCGCCGAGGGCACCACTGGCGCGGTGTTCAATACCGTGGTTCGTCCGGGCATCCGTGACCTGCAGGACGCGGCGATGAAGAGCCGGCTGAAGATTCCGCTGTTCTTCGCCTACGATGTGGTCCACGGCCATCGCACCGTATTCCCCATCGGCCTGGGCCTGGCGGCGAGCTGGGACATGGAATCCATCGAGCGCAGTGCCCGTGTCGCGGCCATCGAGGCCAGCGCCGACGGCCTCAACCTGACCTATTCGCCCACCGTCGACATCGCCCGCGATCCGCGCTGGGGCCGTGTCTCCGAAGGCTTCGGCGAAGACGCCTGGCTGACCAGCAAGGTTGCCGCCGCCGTGGTCAAGGGCTACCAGGGCAAGGGCCTGAACCAGCCGGAAACCATCATGGCCGGGGTCAAGCACTTCGCCCTGTACGGCGCCGGTGAAGGCGGCCGCGACTACAACACTGTGGACATGAGCCCGCAGCGCATGTTCCAGGACTACCTGCCGCCGTACCGCGCGGCCATCGATGCCGGCGCTGGTGCGGTGATGGTCTCGCTCAACAGCATCAACGGCGTGCCCGCCACCGCCAACAAGTGGCTGCTGCAGGACCTGCTGCGCAAGCAGTGGGGCTACAAGGGCCTGACCCTGAGCGACCACGGTGCGGTGCTGGAGCTGATCAAGCACGGCGTGGCCGCCACTGAGCGCGACGCCACCCAGGCAGCGATCAACGCCGGCGTCGAAATGAACATGAACGACGACCTCTACGGCAAGCACATGCCCGAGCTGCTCAAGGCCGGGCTGATCAGCCAGGACGAGATCGACCGTGCCTGCCGCGACGTGCTCGCCGCCAAGTGGGACATGGGCCTGTTCCAGGACCCGTACCGCTACCTGCAGGGCAAGGACCCGGTGGATACCGACGCCGAAGAGCGTCTGCACCGCGCCGACGCCCGCGAGATCGCGCGCAAGGGCATGGTCCTGCTGAAGAACGAAGGCGGCGTGCTGCCGCTCAAGCGTGACGGCGTGATTGCCCTGATCGGCCCGCTGGCTGACAGCAAGCGCGACGTGATGGGTAGCTGGTCCGCCGCCGGCAAGGCCTTCCAGGCCGTGACCGTGCTCGAAGGCATGGGCACCGCCACCCGTGGCCACGCCGCGCTGCTCTACGCCAAGGGCGCCAACGTCACCGACGATCCGGAGATCGTCAAATACCTCAACGAGTACAGCGAAGACGTGAAGGTCGACTCGCGCAGCCCGAAAGCCATGATCGACGAAGCCGTCGAGAAGGCCAAGCAGGCTGACGTGGTGGTGGCCGTGGTCGGCGAATCCCAGGGCATGGCCCACGAGGCGTCGAGCAAGACCAACCTGCACATCGCGCAAAGCCAGATCGAGCTGCTCAAGGCCCTCAAGGCCACCGGCAAGCCGCTGGTGCTGGTGCTGATGAACGGCCGGCCGATGGACCTGCGCTGGGAAAGTGCCAACGCCGACGCTGTGCTGGAAACCTGGTTCAGCGGCACCGAAGGTGGCAACGCCATCGCCGACGTGCTGTTCGGCGACTACAACCCGTCGGGCAAGCTGACCATGACCTTCCCGCGCTCCGTGGGCCAGGTGCCGATCTACTACAACCACCTGAACACCGGCCGCCCGTTCGACCACGAGCACCCGAACAAGTACACCTCGCGCTACTTCGACTCGGAGAACGGCCCGCTGTACCCGTTCGGCTATGGCCTGAGCTACACCGACTTCAGCGTCTCCGACGTGAAGCTGTCGGGCAGCAAGCTGAAGAAGGGCGACCAGCTGACCGCCAGCGTCACCGTGAAGAACATCGGCAAGGTCGCCGGCGAAACCACCGTGCAGCTCTACCTGCGCGACGTTGCCGCGTCCATCAGCCGTCCGGTCAAGGAGCTCAAGGGCTTCGAGAAGATCCTGCTGCAGCCTGGTGAGTCGAAGGTGGTGCAGTTCCCGATCCGCGAGGAGGACCTGCGCTTCTACGACAGCCAGCTGCGCTACGCCTCGGAGCCGGGCGAGTTCAAGGTCTACGTCGGCCTGGATTCGGACAACGTGAAGGAGCAGAGCTTCACGCTGCTCTAA
- the gap gene encoding type I glyceraldehyde-3-phosphate dehydrogenase, whose protein sequence is MTIRLAINGFGRIGRNVLRALYSGGYRQHLQVVAINDLGDAAINAHLLQFDSVHGRFPGQVEHDAESLRVEGDVIAVTAIRDPAQLPWKALAVDIVLECTGHFTSRDKAAAHLQAGARQVLISAPGQGVDATVVFGVNEGILRAEHQIVSNASCTTNCLAPVAQVLHRELGIEHGLMTTIHAYTNDQSLSDVYHSDPYRARSATQSMIPTKTGAAEAVGLVLPGLAGKLTGLAVRVPVINVSLVDLTVQVGRDTSAQEINELMERASELSPILGFNHLPLVSVDFNHDPRSAIFDASHTRVNGRLVKAMAWYDNEWGFSNRMLDTARVMYLARG, encoded by the coding sequence ATGACTATACGCCTGGCAATCAACGGATTTGGCCGCATCGGTCGGAACGTACTCCGCGCGCTCTACTCGGGCGGCTATCGCCAGCACCTGCAAGTGGTGGCGATAAACGACCTCGGCGACGCCGCGATCAACGCCCATCTGCTGCAGTTCGACAGCGTGCATGGACGTTTTCCCGGCCAGGTCGAGCATGACGCCGAAAGTCTCAGGGTAGAGGGCGACGTGATTGCCGTCACGGCCATCCGCGATCCGGCGCAGCTGCCGTGGAAGGCGCTGGCGGTGGATATCGTGCTGGAATGCACCGGCCACTTCACCTCCCGCGACAAGGCTGCCGCGCACCTGCAGGCCGGCGCGCGCCAGGTGCTGATTTCGGCTCCGGGCCAGGGCGTCGACGCCACGGTGGTCTTCGGCGTCAACGAAGGCATCCTGCGCGCCGAACACCAGATAGTCTCCAACGCCTCCTGCACCACCAACTGCCTGGCGCCGGTGGCCCAGGTACTGCACCGCGAACTGGGCATCGAGCACGGGCTGATGACCACCATCCACGCCTATACCAACGACCAGAGCCTCTCCGACGTCTACCACAGCGACCCCTACCGGGCACGCTCGGCGACCCAATCGATGATCCCGACCAAAACCGGCGCCGCCGAAGCGGTGGGCCTGGTGCTGCCGGGGCTGGCCGGCAAGCTGACGGGGCTGGCGGTGCGGGTTCCAGTTATTAACGTCTCGCTGGTGGACCTCACGGTGCAGGTCGGCCGCGATACCAGCGCGCAGGAAATCAACGAGCTGATGGAGCGTGCCAGCGAGCTTTCGCCGATCCTCGGCTTCAACCACCTGCCGCTGGTCTCGGTGGATTTCAACCACGACCCTCGCTCGGCCATCTTCGATGCCAGCCATACACGGGTGAATGGGCGACTGGTGAAGGCGATGGCGTGGTATGACAACGAGTGGGGGTTTTCCAATCGGATGCTGGATACGGCGCGGGTGATGTATCTGGCGCGGGGGTGA
- the scpB gene encoding SMC-Scp complex subunit ScpB, translating to MNLSDPQELATLLEGILLAAGKPMSLERLGELFEEAERPEPQQFRDALAILSLSCSGRAFELKEVATGYRLQVREKFASWVGRLWEERPQRYSRALLETLALIAYRQPITRGEIEEIRGVAVNTQIVKTLMEREWIRIVGYREVPGRPAMLATTRTFLDYFNLKSLEELPPLAALKLMEPEPQPIFEDMAPTASLPGPEEYDEDYVPPSLQALADQAVRDAGEEPEPAPPEEPKEETSFRSLLVELDEMEQGLKTDFDDLIDRPPSDDEDTGVDADFSGVHGLPEVSSDTEDAGTSETDASAQPEPAPRPPAPAPEEEWDEERALREAMREEMEFNRLNRDH from the coding sequence ATGAATCTCTCCGACCCGCAAGAACTGGCGACCCTGCTCGAAGGCATCCTCCTGGCTGCCGGCAAGCCCATGTCGCTGGAGCGCCTCGGCGAGCTGTTCGAGGAGGCCGAGCGCCCAGAGCCGCAGCAGTTCCGTGATGCGCTGGCGATACTGAGCCTGTCCTGCTCCGGGCGCGCCTTCGAGCTGAAGGAGGTCGCCACCGGTTACCGCCTGCAGGTGCGCGAGAAGTTCGCTTCCTGGGTGGGCCGTTTGTGGGAGGAGCGCCCGCAGCGCTATTCCCGCGCGCTGCTGGAGACCCTGGCGCTGATCGCCTACCGCCAGCCCATCACCCGTGGCGAGATCGAGGAAATCCGTGGCGTCGCGGTGAACACGCAGATCGTCAAAACGCTGATGGAGCGCGAGTGGATCCGCATCGTCGGTTACCGCGAAGTTCCCGGCCGCCCGGCCATGCTCGCCACCACCCGGACCTTCCTCGACTATTTCAACCTGAAGAGCCTGGAAGAGTTGCCGCCGCTGGCCGCGCTGAAGCTGATGGAGCCCGAACCGCAGCCGATCTTCGAGGACATGGCGCCCACTGCCAGCCTGCCCGGCCCCGAGGAGTACGACGAGGACTACGTTCCACCGTCCCTGCAGGCGCTGGCCGACCAGGCCGTGCGCGATGCCGGCGAAGAGCCGGAGCCCGCGCCGCCGGAAGAACCGAAGGAAGAGACCAGCTTCCGCAGCCTGCTCGTCGAGCTGGACGAGATGGAGCAGGGCCTGAAGACCGACTTCGACGACCTGATCGACCGCCCGCCAAGCGACGATGAAGACACCGGTGTGGATGCGGATTTCAGCGGCGTCCATGGCTTGCCCGAAGTCTCGTCCGACACCGAGGATGCTGGCACGAGCGAAACCGATGCATCAGCGCAGCCCGAACCGGCGCCCCGGCCGCCGGCCCCCGCGCCGGAAGAAGAGTGGGACGAGGAACGCGCACTGCGTGAAGCCATGCGCGAGGAAATGGAATTCAACCGGCTCAATCGCGACCATTGA
- a CDS encoding segregation and condensation protein A has protein sequence MEVFLEAFEGPLDLLLYLIRKQNINILDIPVAEITRQYMGYVELMKSVRLELAAEYLVMAAMLAEIKSRMLLPRSAEAEEEEDDPRAELIRRLQEYERFKKAAEDLDELPRLGRDYVVPTIAAPDARARRLLPDVDMQELMLCMAEVLRRADLFESHQVTREMLSTRERMSEILERLKGEGFVPFITLFRVEEGKLGVVVTFMAVLELVKEQLVELVQNEAFAPIHVRARSEVQEGAARFGEAPEEVLEEGDEDVFEPREEPLAELTFEDGHFDGPEGEAALDQALDGEPEEEPL, from the coding sequence CTGGAGGTCTTCCTCGAAGCCTTCGAGGGCCCGCTCGACCTGCTGCTCTATCTGATCCGCAAGCAGAACATCAACATCCTCGACATCCCCGTGGCGGAGATCACCCGCCAGTACATGGGCTACGTCGAGCTGATGAAGTCGGTGCGCCTGGAACTGGCCGCCGAGTACCTGGTAATGGCCGCCATGCTCGCCGAGATCAAGTCGCGCATGCTGCTGCCGCGCTCGGCCGAGGCCGAGGAAGAAGAGGACGACCCGCGCGCCGAACTGATCCGCCGCCTGCAGGAGTATGAGCGCTTCAAGAAGGCCGCCGAGGACCTCGACGAACTGCCGCGCCTGGGCCGTGACTACGTGGTGCCGACCATCGCCGCGCCGGATGCGCGGGCGCGCCGGCTGCTGCCGGATGTGGACATGCAGGAGCTGATGCTGTGCATGGCCGAGGTGCTGCGCCGCGCCGACCTGTTCGAAAGCCACCAGGTCACCCGCGAGATGCTTTCCACCCGCGAGCGCATGAGCGAGATCCTCGAGCGCCTGAAGGGCGAGGGTTTCGTGCCCTTCATTACGCTGTTCCGTGTCGAGGAAGGCAAGCTGGGCGTGGTGGTGACCTTCATGGCGGTGCTGGAGTTGGTGAAGGAGCAACTGGTGGAGCTGGTGCAGAACGAGGCCTTCGCGCCGATCCACGTCCGCGCCCGCAGCGAAGTACAGGAAGGCGCCGCACGCTTCGGCGAAGCGCCGGAAGAAGTGCTGGAAGAGGGCGACGAAGACGTCTTCGAGCCGCGCGAAGAACCGCTGGCCGAGCTGACCTTCGAGGATGGCCATTTCGACGGCCCGGAAGGCGAGGCAGCGCTCGACCAGGCGCTGGATGGCGAGCCGGAAGAAGAGCCGCTCTGA
- a CDS encoding L-threonylcarbamoyladenylate synthase, which translates to MSQFFQIHPENPQARLIKQAVEIVRQGGVIAYPTDSSYALGCRIGEKSAVERIRHIRRLDDKHNFTLVCRDLSELGLYAKVDTRLFRLLKAHTPGPYTFILNATREVPRMLLHPKRRTIGLRVPACPIALALLEELGEPLMSVSLILPGEAEPLNDPYEMRDQLEHLVDLIIDGGFGGGEASTVIALTDEDPVVVRVGCGDPEPFMVNA; encoded by the coding sequence ATGAGCCAGTTCTTTCAGATCCACCCGGAAAATCCCCAGGCGCGCCTGATCAAGCAGGCCGTGGAGATCGTCCGCCAGGGGGGAGTGATCGCCTATCCCACCGACTCGTCCTATGCGCTGGGTTGTCGCATTGGCGAAAAATCTGCGGTGGAGCGCATCCGCCACATCCGCCGGCTGGACGACAAGCACAACTTCACCCTGGTCTGCCGTGACCTGTCCGAGCTCGGCCTCTACGCCAAGGTCGACACGCGCCTGTTCCGGTTGCTCAAGGCGCATACACCCGGCCCCTATACCTTCATCCTCAATGCCACTCGCGAAGTGCCGCGCATGTTGCTGCACCCCAAGCGCCGCACCATCGGCCTGCGCGTGCCGGCCTGCCCGATCGCCCTGGCGCTGCTGGAGGAACTGGGTGAGCCGCTGATGAGCGTCAGCCTGATCCTGCCGGGGGAGGCAGAGCCACTGAACGACCCCTACGAGATGCGCGACCAACTGGAACACCTGGTCGACCTGATCATCGACGGCGGCTTCGGCGGCGGCGAAGCTTCCACCGTGATCGCCCTCACCGACGAAGACCCGGTGGTAGTGCGAGTCGGCTGCGGCGACCCGGAACCTTTCATGGTCAACGCCTGA
- a CDS encoding septation protein A, translated as MKQFIDFIPLILFFIVYKLDPRNVELAGQSFSVGGIYSATAVLIATSVVVYGALLIKQRKLDKGQWVTLAACLVFGGMTLAFHSETFLKWKAPVVNWLFALAFAGSHFIGGQPLIQRIMGHAVHLSDSLWAKLNIAWVLFFLICGCVQLFVAFTFQDYWVDFKVFGSLGMTLLFLIGQGVFLARHMHDEPTGEKPKD; from the coding sequence ATGAAGCAATTCATCGATTTCATTCCCCTCATTCTCTTCTTCATCGTCTACAAGCTCGACCCGCGCAACGTCGAACTCGCCGGCCAGAGCTTCTCTGTCGGGGGGATCTACAGCGCCACGGCCGTGCTGATCGCCACTTCCGTGGTGGTCTACGGCGCCCTGCTGATCAAGCAGCGCAAGCTGGACAAGGGCCAGTGGGTGACGCTCGCCGCCTGCCTGGTTTTCGGCGGCATGACCCTGGCCTTCCACAGCGAAACCTTCCTCAAGTGGAAGGCGCCAGTGGTGAACTGGCTCTTCGCCCTGGCTTTCGCCGGCAGCCACTTCATCGGCGGCCAGCCGCTGATCCAGCGCATCATGGGCCACGCGGTGCACCTGAGCGATTCCCTCTGGGCGAAGCTGAACATCGCCTGGGTGCTGTTCTTCCTGATCTGCGGCTGTGTCCAGCTGTTCGTCGCCTTTACCTTCCAGGACTACTGGGTGGACTTCAAGGTGTTCGGCAGCCTGGGCATGACCCTGCTGTTCCTGATCGGCCAGGGCGTGTTCCTGGCCCGCCACATGCACGATGAACCTACCGGCGAAAAACCCAAGGACTGA
- a CDS encoding DUF1289 domain-containing protein gives MKSPCIKVCEFEEGICLGCGRSREEIKAWKRVDHLGQEAIRAEADMRLLVLEAQGKRLYR, from the coding sequence GTGAAGAGTCCGTGCATCAAGGTCTGCGAGTTCGAAGAAGGTATCTGCCTGGGCTGTGGCCGCAGCCGCGAGGAAATCAAGGCGTGGAAGCGCGTCGATCATCTCGGCCAGGAGGCGATCCGGGCCGAGGCCGACATGCGCCTGCTGGTGCTGGAGGCGCAGGGGAAGCGGCTGTATCGCTGA
- a CDS encoding tryptophan--tRNA ligase, producing the protein MRPTGRLHLGHYHGVLQNWVKLQHEYECYFSIVDWHALTTEYDETASIRQHVRDMAIDWLAVGVSPSAATLFVQSQVPEHAELHLLLSMICPLSWLERVPTYKELQEKLVHKDLSTFGFLGYPLLQAADILIYRAGLVPVGSDQFAHVEFTREIARRFNHLYGGEVDFEDRAQTAIARLGKKTGKLYSSLRKAWQEQGDAEALETARALLMEQQSLTLGDRDRLFGYLEGTSRMLLPEPQTLTSHAPRMPGLDGQKMSKSHHNTIALRDSPEVIEEKVARMPTDPARVHRGDPGDPERCPVWQWHLIYSDDGCRQWVQEGCRSAGIGCLDCKRPLIESILHELAPIQARALDYEDNPELVRSILAEGAERAREVARETLVEVRHAMGLSYR; encoded by the coding sequence ATGCGCCCCACCGGGCGCCTGCACCTGGGGCACTACCACGGTGTGCTGCAGAACTGGGTGAAACTGCAGCACGAGTACGAATGCTACTTCTCCATCGTCGACTGGCACGCCCTGACCACCGAGTACGACGAGACCGCCAGCATCCGCCAGCACGTGCGCGACATGGCCATCGACTGGCTGGCGGTGGGCGTCAGCCCCAGCGCCGCGACGCTGTTCGTGCAATCCCAGGTCCCCGAGCACGCCGAGTTGCACCTGCTGCTGTCGATGATCTGCCCGCTGTCGTGGCTGGAGCGTGTACCGACCTACAAGGAACTGCAGGAAAAACTGGTCCACAAGGACCTCTCCACCTTCGGCTTCCTCGGCTACCCGCTGCTGCAGGCCGCGGACATCCTGATCTACCGTGCAGGCCTGGTGCCGGTGGGCTCGGACCAGTTCGCCCACGTCGAATTCACCCGCGAGATCGCCCGCCGCTTCAATCACCTGTACGGCGGCGAGGTGGATTTCGAAGACCGTGCCCAGACCGCTATCGCCCGCCTGGGCAAGAAGACCGGCAAGCTCTACAGCAGCCTGCGCAAGGCCTGGCAGGAGCAGGGCGACGCCGAGGCCCTGGAAACCGCTCGCGCGCTGCTCATGGAGCAGCAGAGCCTGACCCTGGGCGACCGCGATCGGCTGTTCGGCTACCTCGAAGGCACCAGCCGCATGCTGCTGCCCGAGCCGCAGACCCTCACCAGCCATGCGCCGAGAATGCCGGGGCTGGATGGGCAGAAAATGTCCAAGTCGCACCACAACACCATCGCCCTGCGCGACAGCCCGGAGGTGATAGAAGAGAAGGTCGCGCGCATGCCCACCGATCCTGCGCGCGTGCACCGCGGTGATCCGGGCGACCCGGAGCGTTGCCCGGTGTGGCAGTGGCATCTGATCTACTCCGACGACGGCTGTCGCCAGTGGGTGCAGGAAGGCTGCCGCAGCGCCGGGATTGGTTGCCTGGACTGCAAGCGACCGCTGATCGAGTCGATCCTCCACGAACTGGCGCCAATCCAGGCGCGCGCACTGGACTACGAAGACAACCCCGAGCTGGTGCGCAGTATCCTCGCCGAAGGCGCCGAGCGTGCCCGCGAGGTGGCACGAGAGACGCTGGTGGAGGTGCGGCATGCGATGGGGTTGTCGTACCGCTGA